The following coding sequences lie in one Musa acuminata AAA Group cultivar baxijiao chromosome BXJ1-8, Cavendish_Baxijiao_AAA, whole genome shotgun sequence genomic window:
- the LOC103993171 gene encoding B3 domain-containing protein Os02g0683500-like, which yields MEFTHGRNRLHINEQEEQGQACKHAPLVPYSSSSSSPSASSSHFRRNEGSSVIGDNLFEKEHMFDKVVTPSDVGKLNRLVIPKQHAERYFPLDASANEKGLLLSFEDRTGKSWRFRYSYWNSSQSYVMTKGWSRFVKEKRLDAGDTVSFSRGVGDSGRHSLYIDWKRRPENHDPARMPRIPLPGVSFARSVGPWAGHLLMPSGAAMATAYDHRLAGYGCSVPSTTAVKGQLLLFPSPMTGPPPTEVQPGGSGGLSMSMVLESVPAAHSQAIAKRVRLFGVNLVSPESQVHADGNRSQETSAVPLLQLQHSSVESSSPSWSSTSKEQHSSLDLDL from the coding sequence ATGGAGTTCACGCATGGAAGAAATAGGCTTCACATCAACGAGCAAGAAGAGCAAGGGCAAGCCTGCAAACATGCTCCTTTGgtgccttactcttcttcctcctcgtctccGTCGGCTTCATCCTCTCACTTCAGGCGGAACGAGGGCTCGTCGGTCATCGGCGATAATCTTTTTGAGAAGGAGCATATGTTCGACAAGGTGGTAACGCCAAGCGACGTCGGCAAGCTAAACCGGCTGGTGATCCCGAAGCAGCACGCCGAGAGGTACTTCCCACTGGACGCGTCGGCCAACGAGAAAGGGCTGCTGCTCAGCTTCGAGGACCGCACCGGCAAATCGTGGCGCTTCAGGTACTCCTACTGGAACAGCAGCCAGAGCTACGTGATGACCAAGGGGTGGAGCAGGTTCGTCAAGGAGAAGCGGCTCGACGCCGGGGACACCGTCTCCTTCAGTCGCGGCGTCGGCGACTCTGGTCGCCACAGTCTTTACATCGACTGGAAGCGGCGGCCCGAGAACCACGATCCAGCCCGGATGCCGCGAATTCCTCTCCCGGGAGTCTCCTTTGCGCGGTCGGTAGGACCGTGGGCCGGTCACCTCCTCATGCCGTCTGGGGCGGCGATGGCAACGGCGTACGACCACCGCCTGGCGGGGTATGGTTGCAGCGTGCCGAGCACGACTGCTGTCAAGGGGCAActtcttctctttccttctcCGATGACCGGGCCGCCACCGACGGAGGTGCAACCCGGTGGGAGTGGCGGTCTGTCGATGTCGATGGTTCTTGAATCGGTGCCGGCGGCCCACAGCCAGGCCATCGCCAAGCGTGTCAGGCTGTTCGGGGTGAACCTCGTCAGCCCCGAATCACAAGTCCACGCCGATGGCAATCGGTCACAAGAAACGTCTGCTGTCCCTCTCCTCCAGTTGCAGCATAGCAGCGTCGAGTCCTCGTCGCCTTCATGGTCGTCGACGAGCAAGGAGCAGCATTCGTCCTTGGATCTTGACCTATAA
- the LOC135587455 gene encoding small ribosomal subunit protein eS17-like, with protein MGRVRTKTVKKSSRQVIERYYSQMTLDFHTNKKMLEEVAIIPTKRLRNKIAGFSTHLMRRIQRGPVRGISLKLQEEERERRMDFVPDESAIKVDQIVVDKETIDMLATLGMADLPGVEKQPDAPAGNVTYPSRPGGYGGRRI; from the coding sequence ATGGGCCGCGTCCGGACGAAGACCGTGAAGAAGTCCTCCCGGCAGGTGATCGAGCGGTACTACTCGCAGATGACGCTCGACTTCCACACCAACAAGAAGATGCTGGAGGAGGTGGCGATCATCCCCAcgaagcgcctccgcaacaagaTCGCCGGGTTTTCCACCCACCTTATGCGCCGGATCCAGCGGGGCCCCGTCCGAGGCATCTCTCTCAAGCTTCAGGAGGAGGAGCGCGAGCGCCGCATGGACTTCGTCCCCGACGAGTCTGCCATCAAGGTTGATCAGATCGTGGTCGACAAGGAGACGATTGACATGCTTGCCACCCTCGGCATGGCTGACCTCCCGGGCGTCGAGAAGCAGCCCGATGCGCCTGCGGGTAACGTCACTTACCCGTCCCGCCCTGGTGGGTACGGCGGCCGCAGGATCTGA